From a single Dysidea avara chromosome 14, odDysAvar1.4, whole genome shotgun sequence genomic region:
- the LOC136244676 gene encoding sterile alpha motif domain-containing protein 3-like: MYKRSRNHCYHVRIFAGVMDIAKCTVDELEAFLTSNLEGRVESPDSVASAFKHHKIDGSAFLKLLPEEIQEIVPIIGERKVVTSIIHSNQESSAITTTKGAVKRTNSDWHSKFKIPQFSRKTCESIEKSQIVKGVRTEIITTIAWEIWQFTQYPTSEDYTTVCKMLVQTHPILKDTIGNGYGSWKLQLRQKLKNMRRPSEASKGGGKRRSESDTSTQETDESISESLPSAKRKRTAPRLTPPPEDEAITLQDLENALQEENCDTGFVKKAMKSTYQARRAWLLQECPPVQKVLQKFPVLETKKYIIREIRYILEECRGTDEIDDAGSQLDMLSSKVWVQANLEGCTSQTMSRLLQSLPDEENVNVQDENTIILLSQLLGPKTKQKIFHKIALEDEISTIDQNEPYIARTSPGDYFITIERRNAMICVSFKDALIKMICSYYVFDICYPKSLYPILIFVQRYILGIKDKQKVPDVVTRVLTSLDQHQPSPEL; the protein is encoded by the exons ATGTATAAAAGAAGCAGAAATCACTGTTACCATGTCAGGATTTTTGCTGGAGTCATGGACATTGCAAAGTGCACTGTGGATGAGTTGGAGGCTTTCCTTACTTCTAACCTGGAAGGAAGAGTTGAGTCTCCTGATTCTGTGGCTTCAGCCTTCAAACATCATAAAATCGACGGCTCAGCATTTTTGAAATTATTGCCAGAAGAGATTCAGGAGATAGTGCCGATTATCGGAGAGAGAAAAGTTGTTACTTCTATTATTCATTCCAACCAAGAGTCTTCAGCTATCACA ACAACAAAAGGTGCTGTCAAAAGGACTAACTCTGACTGGCACTCAAAATTCAAAATTCCTCAATTTTCAAGGAAAACATGTGAATCTATAGAGAAGTCCCAGATTGTGAAAGGAGTGCGTACAGAAATCATTACCACTATTGCATGGGAAATATGGCAATTTACACAGTATCCAACCTCTGAGGACTATACAACTGTGTGCAAAATGCTGGTTCAAACACATCCTATACTGAAAGACACCATTGGAAATGGATAT GGTTCGTGGAAGCTTCAACTTCGACAGAAGCTCAAGAATATGAGAAGACCTTCAGAAGCATCCAAAGGAGGGGGAAAGCGAAGAAGTGAATCAGATACAAGCACACAGGAGACAGATGAAAGTATTTCAGAGTCATTGCCTTCTGCTAAACGGAAGCGAACTGCACCTAGACTGACACCGCCACCAGAAGATGAAGCAATAACTTTGCAAGATTTGGAAAATGCTTTGCAAGAAGAGAATTGCGATACTGGCTTTGTAAAAAAGGCTATGAAGAGTACTTACCAAGCTAGAAGAGCATGGTTGCTTCAAGAGTGTCCACCAGTACAAAAAGTACTGCAGAAGTTTCCAGTTCTTGAAACAAAAAAATAT ATCATAAGGGAGATCAGATATATATTAGAAGAATGCAGGGGCACAGATGAAATTGATGATGCAGGAAGCCAATTAGATATGCTGTCAAGCAAAGTATGGGTTCAAGCTAATTTAGAAGGCTGTACTTCTCAAACGATGAGTAGACTTCTTCAAAGTTTACCTGATGAAG AGAATGTGAATGTGCAGGATGAAAATACTATAATTTTACTTAGTCAGCTCCTCGGAcctaaaacaaaacaaaagatCTTTCACAAGATTGCT TTGGAAGATGAGATCAGTACAATAGATCAAAATGAGCCTTACATTGCTCGGACAAGTCCAGGGGACTATTTCATTACAATAGAAAGGAGAAATGCCATGATATGTGTTTCATTTAAGGATGCTTTAATCAAAATGATCTGTTCATATTATGTATTTGATATTTGTTATCCTAAATCTTTGTACcctattttaatttttgttcagCGATATATCCTAGGTATCAAAGACAAACAGAAAGTGCCTGATGTTGTTACTCGAGTACTGACCAGTTTGGATCAGCATCAACCAAGTCCTGAACTGTAG